A genome region from Salvia splendens isolate huo1 chromosome 19, SspV2, whole genome shotgun sequence includes the following:
- the LOC121779926 gene encoding shaggy-related protein kinase epsilon isoform X1 has product MASGGVAADKPQCDAMLVDKLPEEINEMKIEDEKVEKEMEAAVVDGNGTETGHIIVTTIGGKNGQPKQTISYMAERIVGQGSFGIVFQAKCLEAGETVAIKKVLQDKRYKNRELQTMRLLDHPNVVSLKHCFFSTTDKDELYLNLVLEYVPETVYRVGRHYSKANQRMPIIYVKLYTYQIFRALAYIHGIGVCHRDIKPQNLLVNPHTHQLKVCDFGSAKVLVKGEPNISYICSRYYRAPELIFGATEYTSAIDIWSVGCVLAELLLGQPLFPGESGVDQLVEIIKVLGTPTREEIKCMNPNYTEFKFPQIKAHPWHKIFHKRTPPEAVDLVSRLLQYSPNLRYSALEACIHPFFDELRDPNTRLPNGRPLPPLFNFKPAELKGASLELLSKLVPEHARKQFPTVAS; this is encoded by the exons ATGGCTTCGGGTGGTGTAGCGGCTGATAAGCCGCAATGTGATGCGATGCTTGTGGATAAGCTCCCGGAGGAAATCAACGAGATGAAGATCGAAGatgagaaggttgaaaag GAAATGGAAGCTGCTGTAGTAGATGGAAATGGAACTGAGACGGGGCACATAATTGTGACGACGATTGGGGGTAAAAATGGTCAGCCTAAGCAG ACTATAAGTTATATGGCTGAGCGCATTGTAGGGCAGGGTTCTTTTGGAATTGTGTTTCAG GCCAAATGTCTCGAAGCAGGTGAAACAGTTGCAATCAAGAAAGTTTTGCAGGATAAAAGATACAAAAACCGCGAATTGCAAACAATGCGCCTTCTGGATCACCCAAATGTTGTATCTCTTAAGCACTGTTTCTTCTCAACCACTGACAAAGATGAACTCTACCTGAATTTGGTTCTCGAATATGTGCCGGAGACAGTCTATCGTGTGGGTAGACACTATAGCAAAGCAAACCAGCGGATGCCTATTATATACGTCAAGCTTTATACATATCAG ATTTTTAGAGCTTTGGCATATATTCATGGCATAGGAGTTTGCCACAGAGACATTAAACCTCAAAACCTTTTG GTCAATCCCCATACACATCAGCTCAAAGTCTGTGATTTTGGAAGTGCAAAAGTTTTG GTGAAAGGCGAGCCTAATATATCATATATTTGTTCCCGGTACTATCGTGCACCTGAACTGATATTCGGGGCAACTGAATACACCAGTGCCATTGACATTTGGTCTGTTGGGTGTGTCCTTGCTGAACTTCTTCTTGGCCAG CCGCTCTTTCCTGGTGAGAGTGGAGTTGACCAGCTAGTAGAAATTATCAAG GTTCTTGGAACACCAACTCGTGAGGAAATAAAATGCATGAACCCAAATTATACGGAGTTCAAGTTTCCTCAAATCAAGGCTCATCCATGGCACAAG ATTTTTCACAAAAGGACTCCCCCTGAAGCTGTGGATCTTGTATCTAGGCTGCTTCAGTACTCCCCAAACTTACGATACTCTGCT ttGGAAGCTTGCATCCACCCGTTCTTTGATGAACTCCGCGATCCTAATACCCGGCTTCCTAATGGCCGTCCACTGCCTCCACTTTTTAACTTTAAGCCTGCAG AGCTAAAGGGAGCATCGTTAGAGTTGCTGTCGAAACTGGTACCCGAGCATGCTAGGAAGCAGTTCCCCACCGTAGCTTCTTAA
- the LOC121778329 gene encoding peptide deformylase 1B, chloroplastic/mitochondrial-like, whose translation MAAPTQLLYSTALNHTLPPFLRRRNPLFRRAASFASFSLRRKLPSRPILAQARRISSAAVAKDELVASPTDLQFKGPLEVIKYPDPILRAKNKRIDSFDESLKRLADEMFDVMYITDGIGLSAPQVGINVQLMVFNPAGERGEGEEIVLVNPQIKRFSKKIVPFEEGCLSFPKIYADVIYVQQSVFAVIQYLQSCFMVFLKLLNSPTLAALQRPDSLKVDAQDIKGARFQINLTGLLARVFQHEYDHLQGVLFFERMSDEVLDTVRAQLQELEKEYEEKTGLASPEKIEAREIRKKGVGFGKS comes from the exons ATGGCAGCTCCGACGCAGCTCCTCTACTCCACCGCCCTCAATCACACGCTCCCCCCCTTCCTCCGCCGCCGCAATCCCCTATTCCGCCGCGCTGCTTCCTTCGCTTCGTTTTCCCTCCGGCGCAAGCTTCCGTCCCGACCGATACTCGCGCAGGCGCGGCGGATCTCTTCTGCCGCCGTAGCTAAAGATGAATTAGTAGCTTCCC CCACTGATTTGCAGTTTAAGGGGCCTCTTGAGGTGATTAAGTATCCAGACCCGATTTTGAGGGCGAAGAACAAGCGAATTGACTCGTTTGATGAGAGCTTGAAGAGGCTTGCCGACGAGATGTTCGACGTAATGTACAT AACTGATGGTATTGGGCTCTCAGCGCCTCAAGTTGGGATTAATGTCCAGCTCATGGTGTTTAATCCAGCTGGTGAGCGCGGGGAAGGAGAAGAGATTGTTCTCGTAAATCCACAGATCAAAAGATTTTCGAAAAAGATAGTACCTTTTGAAGAGGGTTGTCTATCATTCCCTAAAATCTATGCCGATGTTATTTATGTTCAGCAAAGTGTTTTTGCTGTCATCCAATACCTCCAATCATGTTTCATGGTTTTCTTGAAGTTACTTAATAGTCCCACACTCGCTGCTTTACAGAGACCAGACTCGTTGAAGGTTGATGCACAGGATATTAAGGGTGCGAGGTTTCAGATCAACTTAACCGGACTTCTTGCCCGGGTGTTTCAGCACGAATACGACCATTTGCAG GGAGTCCTTTTCTTCGAGAGGATGAGCGATGAAGTTCTTGACACTGTTCGTGCACAGTTACAG GAACTGGAAAAGGAATACGAGGAAAAGACCGGATTGGCGAGCCCTGAGAAGATTGAAGCAAGAGAAATTAGGAAGAAAGGTGTTGGGTTTGGGAAATCATGA
- the LOC121779926 gene encoding shaggy-related protein kinase epsilon isoform X2: MASGGVAADKPQCDAMLVDKLPEEINEMKIEDEKEMEAAVVDGNGTETGHIIVTTIGGKNGQPKQTISYMAERIVGQGSFGIVFQAKCLEAGETVAIKKVLQDKRYKNRELQTMRLLDHPNVVSLKHCFFSTTDKDELYLNLVLEYVPETVYRVGRHYSKANQRMPIIYVKLYTYQIFRALAYIHGIGVCHRDIKPQNLLVNPHTHQLKVCDFGSAKVLVKGEPNISYICSRYYRAPELIFGATEYTSAIDIWSVGCVLAELLLGQPLFPGESGVDQLVEIIKVLGTPTREEIKCMNPNYTEFKFPQIKAHPWHKIFHKRTPPEAVDLVSRLLQYSPNLRYSALEACIHPFFDELRDPNTRLPNGRPLPPLFNFKPAELKGASLELLSKLVPEHARKQFPTVAS; encoded by the exons ATGGCTTCGGGTGGTGTAGCGGCTGATAAGCCGCAATGTGATGCGATGCTTGTGGATAAGCTCCCGGAGGAAATCAACGAGATGAAGATCGAAGatgagaag GAAATGGAAGCTGCTGTAGTAGATGGAAATGGAACTGAGACGGGGCACATAATTGTGACGACGATTGGGGGTAAAAATGGTCAGCCTAAGCAG ACTATAAGTTATATGGCTGAGCGCATTGTAGGGCAGGGTTCTTTTGGAATTGTGTTTCAG GCCAAATGTCTCGAAGCAGGTGAAACAGTTGCAATCAAGAAAGTTTTGCAGGATAAAAGATACAAAAACCGCGAATTGCAAACAATGCGCCTTCTGGATCACCCAAATGTTGTATCTCTTAAGCACTGTTTCTTCTCAACCACTGACAAAGATGAACTCTACCTGAATTTGGTTCTCGAATATGTGCCGGAGACAGTCTATCGTGTGGGTAGACACTATAGCAAAGCAAACCAGCGGATGCCTATTATATACGTCAAGCTTTATACATATCAG ATTTTTAGAGCTTTGGCATATATTCATGGCATAGGAGTTTGCCACAGAGACATTAAACCTCAAAACCTTTTG GTCAATCCCCATACACATCAGCTCAAAGTCTGTGATTTTGGAAGTGCAAAAGTTTTG GTGAAAGGCGAGCCTAATATATCATATATTTGTTCCCGGTACTATCGTGCACCTGAACTGATATTCGGGGCAACTGAATACACCAGTGCCATTGACATTTGGTCTGTTGGGTGTGTCCTTGCTGAACTTCTTCTTGGCCAG CCGCTCTTTCCTGGTGAGAGTGGAGTTGACCAGCTAGTAGAAATTATCAAG GTTCTTGGAACACCAACTCGTGAGGAAATAAAATGCATGAACCCAAATTATACGGAGTTCAAGTTTCCTCAAATCAAGGCTCATCCATGGCACAAG ATTTTTCACAAAAGGACTCCCCCTGAAGCTGTGGATCTTGTATCTAGGCTGCTTCAGTACTCCCCAAACTTACGATACTCTGCT ttGGAAGCTTGCATCCACCCGTTCTTTGATGAACTCCGCGATCCTAATACCCGGCTTCCTAATGGCCGTCCACTGCCTCCACTTTTTAACTTTAAGCCTGCAG AGCTAAAGGGAGCATCGTTAGAGTTGCTGTCGAAACTGGTACCCGAGCATGCTAGGAAGCAGTTCCCCACCGTAGCTTCTTAA